The genomic region GCGGCGGTAAGGGAGGCAGCCGAAAAAAGCGTCCATCAGAAAGCTTTTGCCGCGTCCGACCCCGCCATAGAAATAAAGCCCTTTGGGGACTTGCGGGGAACGCAAACTCCTGCCTAAAAAACGGTTTCTTTTGCGTTTGAACATCATCAATTCGGTCCAAAGCCGATCGAGGTGTTCGATGGCGGCTGCCTGCGCGTCGTCGCGGATGAAGTTGGGCAGTTGTGAGGCAGCCTGATACCAAGTCAGCGGGCTGTGATTTTCAAACGGCGGGGCTTTAAAAAGTTGGTCTCTATTACTCATATTTAACCTTGTTATACTTCTTGCGGCGGAGAAAGAAAATGCTTACCGTCGGTATTATAAATGATTTCCTTCAAACTTGGCGTTTTCCGTGGAAAAGAATAATGACGCGCACAAGGGGGGGTATGAGCAAAGGCGGCGTTTCAATATGGTGCAGATATGAGCTCAAATGCCTTTTATAGTAGATTAAATTTAAACCAGTACGGCGTTGCCTCGCCTTGCCGTACTATTTGTACTGTCTGCGGCTTCGTCGCCTTGTCCTGATTTTTGTTAATCCACTATAATCCGTAGAGTCGGCTTCTTCCGGCTCAGACGGCATACGTTTATGCCGGCACTTCTTACCGCCCTCGTGCCGGCTATCCCAAAACTGCTTTGAACACTGAACGCTCTTTGGTTTACTTCAAAAACGCGGCGTGATAAGCAATATGCTCGCCAATAAAACTGGCGATGAAGTAATAGCTGTGATCGTAGCCTTTATGGAAACGCACATCGACCGGCTGGTTTGCCGCACGGCAGGTTTCGATAAAATCTTCGGTACGCAATTGTGTCGGCAAAAACTCATCTTCCAAGCCTTGATCGATGCGCATACCTTGCACTTTATAGCCTTGTTGAATGAGTGAGTTCGCATCATATTGCTGCCATTTTTCACGGTCTTTCCCTAAATAAGCAGTAAAGGCTTTTTCTCCCCACGGCACGAGGCTTGGCGATAAAATAGGCGAAAAGGCAGAAACACTTTGATAACGTTCCTGATTCCGCAGCGCCAATACCAATGCGCCGTGTCCGCCCATTGAATGCCCCATAATGGAACGTTTGCCGTTGGTAGGAAAGTGTTTCTCAATCAGACGGGGCAGCTCGTTCAAAATGTAATCATACATTTGATAATTCGCCGCCCAAGGCTGTTCGGTCGCATTCAAATAAAAGCCTGCACCCTGTCCTAAATCGTAA from Neisseria meningitidis harbors:
- the fghA gene encoding S-formylglutathione hydrolase — protein: MKLIEQHQIFGGSQQVWAHHAQTLQCEMKFAVYLPNNPENRPLGVIYWLSGLTCTEQNFITKSGFQRYAAEHQVIVVASDTSPRGEQVPNDDAYDLGQGAGFYLNATEQPWAANYQMYDYILNELPRLIEKHFPTNGKRSIMGHSMGGHGALVLALRNQERYQSVSAFSPILSPSLVPWGEKAFTAYLGKDREKWQQYDANSLIQQGYKVQGMRIDQGLEDEFLPTQLRTEDFIETCRAANQPVDVRFHKGYDHSYYFIASFIGEHIAYHAAFLK